The Acidobacteriota bacterium genomic sequence CTTTCCTTAACTGCTTTGCTGAAAGCTAGGGTTTTGTATGCGAGCGAGACCTTACATTATGAAACGAACCGCACTTTGGCTTTGCCTCTTGGCGTCCATCTGGCAACTGTCGGCGAGCCGCGCACACTCCCAAGCGCAAGGCCGTCTGGCCAAGCCGAATATCCTGTTTTGTTTTGCCGACGATTGGGGGCGTTACGCCAGCGTTTATGCGGCGCTCGAAAAACAGCCGTCGCTCAATCAAGTCGTCAAGACACCCAACATAGACCGGGTGGCGCGCGAAGGCGTGTTGTTCCGGCGCGCCTTTGTAAACGCGCCTTCGTGTACGCCGTGCCGCAGCGCGTTGCTGTCGGGCCGTTATTTCTTCAACACCGGGCGCGGCGCGATTTTGCACGCGGCGGTCTGGGATGACGCGATTCCCAGCTTCCCCTTTTTGTTGCGCGATGTGGGCGGCTATCACATCGGCGAAACGTACAAGGTGTGGAGTCCCGGCACACCGGTGGATGCGCCCTTTGGCGCGGGCAAACACGCGTATGAAAAGGCGGGCAATCTGCCGAATAACTTTTCTGAAAATGCCACCGAGATGTTGAGCAAGGGCAGCACGCTCGCCGCCGCGCGCGAAAAGATTTATGGACAAGTGCGCGCCAACTTCGACGCCTTTCTGGCTGACCGCAAGGCCGGGCAGCCCTGGCTTTACTGGTTCGGCCCCACGACCACGCATCGCCGCTGGACGAAAGGCTCTGGCAAAGCGCTCTGGGGCATCGAACCTGATGCGTTGAAAGGGAAGCTGCCGCCTTTCCTGCCCGATGTCCCTGAAGTGCGCGAGGATGTCGCCGATTACCTGGGCGAGGCGCAGGCGTATGACGCTTATATCGGCGTCTTGTTGAAACGCTTGGAAGAGACGGGCGAACTCGACAACACCCTGATCGTTATCAGCGGCGATCACGGCATGCCCGGCGTAACGAATGGCAAGTGCAATCTTTACGACTTCGGCACGGGCGTGACGCTGGCCATGCGTTTGCCGAAAAGCATGAAGGGCAAAGTGGGGCGCGTCGTGGATGATTTCGTCAGCCTGCCCGATCTTGCGCCGACCTTTTTGGATGTGGCAGGTGTGCCGCTGCCAAAAGGCATGAATGCGCGCAGCTTGTTGAATGTGCTGCGTTCGCCAAAGAGCGGGCAGGTTGACGCGAGCCGCGCCTGGGTTATCAGTGGGCGCGAGCGCCACGTTGCCTTTGCGCGCGACAACGATTTGCCTTATCCGCAACGTGCTTTGCGCACCAACGACTTTCTGTACATCCGCAACTTCAAGCCGGAACGCTGGCCGCTGGGTGGGCCGGTGCAAGTGACCGAGACGAAGATGCCGACAATGGACGAACTTGAAAGCAACACCTATGTGGCCTTTCCCGACATGGATGCTAGCCCGACCAAGGCTTGGCTAGTGGCGCATCGCAACGAGCCGCAATGGAAACGCTTCTACGATTTTGCCTTTGCCAAACGGCCCGGCGAAGAGTTGTACGACCTGCGCAAAGACCCGCATCAAATCAACAATGTGGCGGCTGAACCGGCCTATGCCAAAGCGCGAGCGCAACTGGCCGCGCAGTTGCTGAAGATTCTGACCGAGGCGGGCGATCCGCGTGTGACCGGCGATGGATTGACCTTTGAACGTCCGCCTTACACTGATCCTGCGCCCGCGTCACAACGTTGATTTACCATTTTCGCAACTGCTTCTTGACCTACGCTCGATTGGCAGGGTAAATGAGCCTGGGTCTAGTTTATGCAAAATCACCAAACTCAAACTGCTCTCGGGCCTCCTGTCGAGCCTCCTGTGTGGCCTCCTGTCTGGGAAGAACGCTGGCATCCTTTGCGCGAGGAATGGGTCATTGTTGCGGCACATCGGCAAAATCGGCCGTGGAGTGGCGAGACCGTCGAGAATACTGCGCGTGTTGTCCCATCGTATGTCGAAGATTGTTATCTGTGCCCCGGCAATGCGCGCGTCAGCGGTCAACGCAACCCAGCCTACACTGGGGTTTACGTGTTCGACAACGATCACCCCTGTGTCGGGCCTGAAGCCGTAGCTGATTTGCCGCCCGCGCCCGGCATTTATCGCAACCGCCCTGCGCACGGCATTGCGCGCGTGGTTTGCTATTCGCCGCGCCACGACCTTTCATTGGCCGAATTGGAATCACCCGAAGTCGAGAATCTGCTAGCCGCCTGGCAACAGCAATACACCGATTTGGGGCGGCGGCCAGAGATTGAGCACGTGCTGATTTTTGAAAACAAAGGCGAAGTCGTCGGCGTCTCGAATCCGCATCCGCATTGCCAGATTTATGCGACGAACTTTGTCTTCAAAACCATCGAGAACGAAGCGCGCAGCAGCCAGCAGTATTTCAAAGAGCACGGTCGCCCGCTCTTTCGAGACATCATTGCGTCGGAGCAACAAGACGGGCGGCGCATTCTGGCCGAGAACGACACGGCCATCGCCTTTCTGCCGTATTTTGCGCGCTATGCTTACGAAGTTTTTGTCGCCCCCAAACAAACGCATCCGAGCCTGGCCGCCTTGCGCGATCACGAAGTGCGCGACCTGGCCGCCGTCTTGCGCGAAGTGCTGATCCGTTTTGACAATCTCTGGCAGATGCCGTTTCCGTATGTGATGCCTTTGCACCAGGCCCCCACGGATGGCGGCGATTACCGCAGCTTTCATTTCCACTTTGAATTTCATCCGCCGCTGCGCAAGCCGAATCTGTTGAAGTATCTGGCCGGCCCCGAAATCGGCGGCGGCAATTTCCTGAGTGATACGTCGCCGGAAGAGAAGGCGGCGGAATTGCAGATGCAGGCGACCGTGCATTATAAACGGCGTGGTTAGCATGCCGTACACATTGATTTAGAATCCGCCCA encodes the following:
- the galT gene encoding galactose-1-phosphate uridylyltransferase, translated to MQNHQTQTALGPPVEPPVWPPVWEERWHPLREEWVIVAAHRQNRPWSGETVENTARVVPSYVEDCYLCPGNARVSGQRNPAYTGVYVFDNDHPCVGPEAVADLPPAPGIYRNRPAHGIARVVCYSPRHDLSLAELESPEVENLLAAWQQQYTDLGRRPEIEHVLIFENKGEVVGVSNPHPHCQIYATNFVFKTIENEARSSQQYFKEHGRPLFRDIIASEQQDGRRILAENDTAIAFLPYFARYAYEVFVAPKQTHPSLAALRDHEVRDLAAVLREVLIRFDNLWQMPFPYVMPLHQAPTDGGDYRSFHFHFEFHPPLRKPNLLKYLAGPEIGGGNFLSDTSPEEKAAELQMQATVHYKRRG
- a CDS encoding sulfatase, with the protein product MKRTALWLCLLASIWQLSASRAHSQAQGRLAKPNILFCFADDWGRYASVYAALEKQPSLNQVVKTPNIDRVAREGVLFRRAFVNAPSCTPCRSALLSGRYFFNTGRGAILHAAVWDDAIPSFPFLLRDVGGYHIGETYKVWSPGTPVDAPFGAGKHAYEKAGNLPNNFSENATEMLSKGSTLAAAREKIYGQVRANFDAFLADRKAGQPWLYWFGPTTTHRRWTKGSGKALWGIEPDALKGKLPPFLPDVPEVREDVADYLGEAQAYDAYIGVLLKRLEETGELDNTLIVISGDHGMPGVTNGKCNLYDFGTGVTLAMRLPKSMKGKVGRVVDDFVSLPDLAPTFLDVAGVPLPKGMNARSLLNVLRSPKSGQVDASRAWVISGRERHVAFARDNDLPYPQRALRTNDFLYIRNFKPERWPLGGPVQVTETKMPTMDELESNTYVAFPDMDASPTKAWLVAHRNEPQWKRFYDFAFAKRPGEELYDLRKDPHQINNVAAEPAYAKARAQLAAQLLKILTEAGDPRVTGDGLTFERPPYTDPAPASQR